The Sus scrofa isolate TJ Tabasco breed Duroc chromosome 6, Sscrofa11.1, whole genome shotgun sequence region atgacgggaactccggtttttttgttttttgttttttgtcttttctagggctttacccgtggcatatggaggttcccaggctagaggtctaattggagctatagccgctggcctaggccacagacacagcaacgcgggacctgaggcatgtctgcaacctacaccacagctcacggcaacgccagatccttaacccattgagcaaggccagggatctaacccgaaacctcatggttcctagttggattcattaaccactgagccacgacaggaactcctattttgttcttttctttatggctgagtagtattccattttatggctgagaagtataaTCCAgtcatccgtcaatggacatttacgttgtttccatgtcttggctattgtgcaatgctggattcttaactgaggccagggattgaacccacatcctcatagatattagttgggtttgttatcgctgagccacgacaggaactcccaaagcaatgGATTCTTAGCACTacaccgccagggaactcccagtagtggTTCAGgtatatatacagcaaagtgaatcagttatgcacaTTTACagtctttctcagattcttttccacattaCATCTTTGCCTATCACACGGTGTTGAGatttcccagtactatacagtgAATTCACTTTGAATGTGTTGTAAGGCTAGGCTCTTTGAGTCACATGTGATTTCTGTCGCATGGATGTTtgctccttgttttctttttcttctggctatttttgtttgtttggttttttagggccacacacaaggcatatggaagttctcaggctaggggtcaaataggagctgcagctgcagctgcaggcctgtgccacagccacagcagtgctagaacCTTTATGCGTTGATCTAGACGAGaggtggaacctgcgtcctcgtggatgctggtcaggtctgttaccactgagccacaatgggcactctaaaagatttttaaaacattgattctCTGGGGtggtcccccccaaccccagtttAAGGCACACTAGGCAATGTCTGGGTACATTTTGGGCTATAAGTGCTGAGGAGCGCTCTTGGCATACTGGATGCTGCTAAATATGCCACAGTGCACAGCGCAGCCCCTCCACGAAGAATTATCTGATACAATAGGTGTCTGGTATAGAGTTTGGAGAAACACTTCATTTTgtctcgtttgtttgtttgtttgttctgtcttttctagggccacacctgtggcatatggaggtgccctaggggtctaatcggagctgtagcctccgacctacactgcaggtcacagccatgccggatcctcaacccactgatcgaggtgagggatggagcccgcaacctcatgattcctagtcagattcattaaccactgcaccatgatgggaactccaagaaacacttCATTAACACAACTCGGAGCCTGGGCTGTCATCTTCGTTCTCCACACCCCTTCATCCCATTATACAGGAAATGATCTTTTCAATGACTCGCAGGAACTGGTTTCGGTGTTGTAGTGGCAGGCAGGGCTCACGCACAAGCTCCTGCGGGTGGATGGGGGCTTCCCTTTGTGTGTCCGGTCCCTGTGGTCCTTGCCAAGGTCCAGCTGCTCCTGACCATGGTCCCTCCATCCCTCTTCTGCTGCCCCAGGATTACATCGCGGTGAAGGAAAAGTATGCCAAGTACCTGCCCCACAGCGCAGGGCGCTATGCCGCCAAGCGCTTCCGCAAGGCCCAGTGCCCCATTGTGGAGCGCCTCACCAACTCCATGATGATGCACGGCCGAAACAACGGCAAGAAGCTCATGACCGTGCGCATCGTCAAGCATGCCTTCGAGATCATCCACCTGCTCACGGGCGAGGTAGGGCCTGCCCTGCACCCCAGGGCCCTCGGCCGCCGTGCCAGCGGCCCACCAGGGTCCTCCGCCTGCCAGGTGGGGAGGGCCGCTGGCTGGGCGGCGGGCTTATGGGCCCCCTCTCTCAGAATCCGCTGCAGGTCCTGGTGAACGCCATCATCAACAGCGGCCCCCGGGAGGACTCAACCCGCATCGGCCGAGCCGGAACCGTGAGGCGGCAGGCGGTGGACGTGTCCCCACTGCGCCGTGTGAATCAGGTGGGCTGGGGGTGCTCACCCGCTGGCAGCGGCCTGGCTGGGGCAGGGTTGACGGTTGGGAATGttcgtgtgtgtctgtgtttttccTGAGGGTCGCTTTCTCCAGGAACTTGTCTTGAGTTCTCCCCCGAGGCAGAGCAGACACACGCTCTGGGCCCTCTCCTGGGCAGCATTTGGCTGGCAGACCAGTGTCCTTTGGGTGTATGTTTCTACACTCCTGGATTGTTTGAGAATCTGCTAGaggctttttgtttatttgtttagctGTTTGGttgttagggccacatctgaggcatatggaagttcccaggctaggggtcaaatcagagctacaaccgccagccgcagccacagcaacactagatccagggcgcatctgtaatctacaccacagctcatggcaacgtcggatctttaacccagtgagcaggcccagggatcgaacccacatcctcatggatactagttggatttgttactgctgtgccacagtgggaacttaagTTAGAGGCATTTTAACCATTTCCCTGTTAACACCGCATTGGGGTCTCCTAAGAATGACTTGACATTCTATCACCGTTGTTACCTCCcaagtaatttttgaaaattgtttgtttatttgctttttagggctgtacttgcagcatacagaagtttccaggcttaagggtcgaattggagccacagctggtggccttcaccacagctcacagcaatgacagatccttaatccactgagcaaggccagggatcaaacccgcatcctcatgggtactagttgggctcgtttccGCTGTCCCACATCAGGAACACCTGTCTCCGAGTAGTTGAATAGCACTCCAGCGTTCAGTGTCCCTTCACTGTTGCAGTTGGCGGAGCCGTCCCCAGCATGCCCGTTATAGCTGTTCCATTCCAACcaaggtttccaggccaggagcaCACATTACATTTCCCTGCGGCGTGTCTCAGGTCCGCTGTCATCAGGAGCCTTAGTCTGATGCCAGATCTAGCAGCACACCTTCTTTACTGCATCGTGGGCTTCCACTGTGCTCGTGGGCCCCCCAGTGCTCATTGGGGGCTTGGGTACTGGAGAATGTGGTGCTGCCTGGTTTGGAGGAACCCCTGCTAAGCCGACCCCTACTCTCTAGGCCATCTGGCTGCTGTGCACGGGTGCCCGAGAGGCTGCTTTCCGGAACATCAAGACCATTGCCGAGTGCCTGGCAGATGAGCTCATCAATGCCGCCAAGGTGGGTGAGGACACTGGGTGTGCTGTCTCCAGGGGAGGGCCCTCCACCGTTGGTGCTAACCGTCCCTTCTTGCAGGGCTCCTCCAACTCCTACGCCATCAAGAAGAAGGATGAGCTGGAACGTGTGGCCAAATCCAACCGTTGATttcccagctgcagccccaataAAACTGTTTGCCATTTAGGGTGGCCCCACCCTCCTGTGCACTGTGTCCATTGGGGGTGGGTCTGGGAGCAAGAGGTGGGTGCAGGACAACCCCTGTGTCTTGGGGAGCTACCCACATTCCTGGCATGTCTTCTGATCTCTGGGGATCTGGATTCACCAGGGAAGCACTCACTCAGCTCAGGAAGCACCGCTGACTCAGAACCATGGCACCCTGGGGTGCAGGCCTGGCTGCCTGGACTCTTACAGCAAGTTTTGGAAATGAGCTGGGTGGGGTCCTGGCAGAGACGTCACTGGTTtgggtgggcgggggggggcttgGTGGTTGAAACCCACTACCACGAGGGAGGGGGGGGTGTACAGTAGGAAGCCAAGGCCTAGGCTCTGGGCCAGAACAGCACGTAGCCCTTGTTCTGCCGGCCCTAGCCCATCTTCTGTGGGGTCTCTGCCTTCAGCCCTCAGGGCTCCAAAGTCCCCCACGTGCCCCACAGCTCCCCTAACACCGGGGTTGCACTCGCCCCGCCAGTGGCTCTGGCGGGGAGGGTTCCTGAGGTGTTGAAGGCTGGGGGTAGTGGAGTTTGCCTTCCTCAGGGAACTGGGCTGTCACATCCGTGTCAACCTGTGCCACCCTCAACATCTGCCAAGGTCAGACTTGGTGCTCACcatcctgggggtggggcgggcagtCAGACAGGTCTGGTTGCAACCTGGGTCTGGAGGGAGGGGTCCTGCCTTGGGCACCTCCCATGGGGAGGGGTGTTTGGTATCCACCTGCAGGTAGGCCTACGGATGGGGTCAGAGCAGGCAGGAAAGTGCCGGCCAGAGGGTGGAGGTGCCAACAGGTAGGAAGGACCACTGGTCCCCTGGGTTCTTAGAGTGGTGGGGAGCCTCCGACTCCGGGTTTGCAGCTGGGATGCTGGCCACCCATCCTAAAGCTTGGGCCCTCCCTCATCTGCCTTTCCCTTGAGTCTCCCAAGGGTTTGCCTAGCTCTCGGGGGTACCTCTAAGCTTTGCTCCCTGTCTCTCTGCAGTCCTTCCTGGCATCACTCAGGCCCACTCCTGCCTGGGGCATCTGGGGGCAGCTCAGCATCCTTTGCGCCCTGTGTCCCGGTTCCTAGTCCCGTCTTGCCCCTCCACCTCCCTACACCCTTCTGTGCTCTACTCCCAGTCTCCTCTCCGGGTCTCCGCGTCCTCTGCTGTCCCTCCAGACCCCTCTCCCCGTAGGTCGGGTCCAGATGCCCTGTCCTCGGCCACCCTGGCTCCGCCGCCACCGGCCCCCTCAGGGCTCGGGCCCCGGCAGCCCCGGCAGAGGGGAGGATGAAGACGAGggcgaggaggaggaaggggacggGAGCCCGGGCCCTATCCTGCCCCCCGCGTCCCCCGTGGAGTGCCTCATCTGCGTGTCACCCTTCGACAGCGTGTTCAAGCTGCCCAAGCGCCTGGACTGCGGCCACATCTTCTGCCTCGAGTGCCTGGCGCGCCTGTCCCTGGCCACTGCGGGTGGCGGCGACGCAGTGGCCTGCCCGGTGTGCCGCGCGCCCACGCGCCTGGCCCCGCGCCGCGGGCTGCCCGCGCTCCCCACGCAGCTCGCCCTGCTGCCCGGCGCCCCGCTGCCAGGCCAGGGCGCCGTGCGCTTCGACCGCCGGCGCGGCCTGCTCTACCTGAGGCCGCCGTCCGCGCCCGGGCCGCGCAAggcccgcccgccgccgccgccgccgccgccgccgctgcgcCTCGGCCGCCCGCTGTCCCGCCGCCTGACGCTGCGCAGCTCGGCCTGGGTCTTCCACGCGGCCGTCGCCCTGGCCGTGCTGGTGGCCGCGGGCCTCGTGGTCTCGGGCGTCTACATCTTCTTCCTCATCCCGCGCGCCGCCGCCTCGAGCTCCGCGCGGCCCCAGCTCGTGGCGCTCGCGCCGGCGCCCAGCTTCTGGCTCCCGCCTCGGCCCACGCCCGCCGCGCCCTGGACCCCCGCCTGGACGCCGCGCCCCGCGCGCCCTGAGCCGGACGCCGAGCCGCCAGAGGCTGCGGAGGACGCGCTGCAGCCCGAGGGGTTTCCCGAGGAGACGCCGGCTGGGCCCTCGGACcgcgggtggggggcaggggcggccCCGGCCCCGGACTGGGCCCCGCGGGCACGGGGCGGGAGGAGGCTGCGGGGGTCACGGTAAACGCGGGTGCGCCGCAGGCCGTCGCCAGGCCTGGGGACCTGGGTTCGGGGCGTCCTGATCCCCGCGGAGGCCTTAGAGGGTGCCTGGCAAGCACGCATTTCCCCAGAGGGGCCTGGTGCGAGGATTCCTGGCGGCGTGGCATGCGGAGGGCCCCTTTCGGGGAGCACCCCGGCTCCGATCCCTGTGGGCCTCAGATGTGGGACCCCCGAGTCTGTAAAGGCCCTGCTGGGAGGCACTCATAACCCTCCTATACTATCGGTGAAGGTCCAGTCGGCAGAACCCTGATTCTCTTGCGCTAGACCAGCCGCAGAGACGCCCAGAACCACATCGAGCAGGGGCCCTGCTCGGAGCATCCCCATCCCTGCTCCTCCTGACGGTCCTCCTGAGTGCACTCCGGTTCAGAGCCTCAAGAACGTTCCTCCTCGGCCGGACCAGGGCTGAGGACTCAGATTTACCCATCTTTGTGGCCACCATCCCTGGCCGGCCCATTGCAAGGCCTACTGCTACCCGCTTCCCCAGCCTGTGGGCTTGGTTTTCTCCTCTGCTGCCTGTAGGCTGGGCCTGGTGGGATCCAGCTGTCTCCGTGCTGGTCCTGAGCTGCTGCCTTGCACACCTGACTTGGAGTGGTGGTGCAGCAGTGGCCtgtccagggctggggagggacagaTAGGGCCGGAGCTTCAAAGACTGGCTCCCTCCTGGGTCCTGTGTATCAACTTGCAGTGGAAGCCTCGACTTTCCCTATGGGTAGTGGCTTCTGAGATTCTCCTACTCTGCTCTGAGGCAGCTCTGGTGCCTGAGGCTCGAAGAAGTCAAAGTCGCCCTCTGGGTCAGAGAATATCATGTGATTGTAGGTGGAGGCTCCCTCCTGGACACCCGGGCCTCCCAAGGATCCTGGCCCCTCTCCCTAGCCATGAGAGCCCCCGACACCCCCTCTCCGCTCATGAAATTCTCAGGGCCAGTTACTGCACCTCCTCCAGGTCGGACAAGCTTTCCTGCCAGCCCTGCTGTGCACCAGGCTGGAGCCTCAGCGCTCCTTGCGGAAGCAGCCAACAAGTGGCGCTCCAATTCCCGCCCTCCTCTCGGAAGGGGTTAACCACCCTCCGCACAAACTGAACATGGGCCCTGTCTCCCCGACAGGCCTGGCGCCCCAGGCAGCCTCACTTCACCCAAGGCTGGGGTGCCATGTGTGGCAGGTGGCATCCAGCACTCTCGGGAGAGAAATGTGACTCCTATGGGGCTGGAGGCTCCTCTTAGATTTATTTACATGTGTGTccacagcgcctggcacacaggGCTACCGGATGGTTTTCTAGGGAGTGGCATCCTTGCAAGTAACCAAGAGGCATCCTGGGAAGCCTACGGTATCCGAGGCTCACCTGGctcccagccaccccagcctAGGCCTGTCAGTGGAGCTCCGGATGGGGGCTACTGCTTCCAGGTGGGAAGCAGGAGGGGGAGCATCAGGGTGCCCAAGGGAGTGTCTTCCCAGACAGTTCCTGTCCCACACCCGGGGCCAGTGATGCCAGTGTGTTGGATCACGGGACAGGCACGTCCCGGTGCCGCAGGGAGGATACCTGGCCAGGCAGGAGCAGGATTGCTTGGTGGTCTCTATTGCTTTCCCCCGGCTCCTGCCACAAATTACCACCAAATCAGTTCCATAGAACACCTGTTagttatcttacagttctgtggGCCAGAAGTCTTTtttgaatccgagccacaactgtgacaatgccaggtccttaaaccactgtgccacagcaggaactcacagGTCAGAAGTCTTGAAATCAGTTTCACCAGGTTGAAGTGGGTCTGCAGGGCTAGTTCCTCATGGACGCTCTAGGAGAGAATTGCCTTAGCTTCTCTATCCTCTGGAGCTGCGCTCCTTGgcttcctcctctgtcttcaGGGGCAGCAGGATAGCATCTTCCAATCTCTTcctgactctcctgcctccctctttcaccTTAAGGATACTGGGATTACACTGGCCCACCCCTAAGCCAGGATAACTTCTCTGACTCCATGTCCTTCATTTAATCACACCTGTGAAGTCCATTTTACCATGTAAAGTAAGAGACTCTCGGATTCCAGGGACGAGGATCTGGATGACATTGGGGGCATGATTCAGCTGACCACAGGGTCTTTCACCTCCTGCTGTGCATCGCTCGCCTTCTCTACCCCAGGCTGGGAGGGCTTGGAGGGGGGCGTAGAACTGGCAGGAAGGGGCCCAGCCCGGGCCGGGACAGAGAGGTGGAGAGCAGCAGAAATGGGCCCTTGGCTGCAGTGCACAGAGGGGGAGGAGACAACACTTTCTGCCTGCGGGGGTTCAAGGAAGGCTGCCTGCAGGAACAGACCTCAGAGCTGTGTCTTCAAGGATACTCAGAGGAAACAACAGCTGGCATTGAGGCAGGGAGACTGGATGCAGGCAGCTGGCAGCTaagggcagtgggcagggctggcttcTCCCTGCCCTAACTCACTTCCTCCTCGGGACTCTGGGGAAGGGCTGCTTCTCCACCCTGCCAGCTAGGAGCCTGAGGCCTCAGTCTCTCTTCCCATAAAATGAGGCTGATGACAGAGCCCAGGGGCTGCTGAGCGTCCCTGTCTGCCAATTGCTACCTCTGTGTCTACCCGCCCACTGCCCATGAACAAACGGGATGCCTAAAACCACTCTGGGGCCTGGATCACATGGGGATTCTCCCCACACTTGCCTTCCAGCCTCCCGCCACCTGGAGCTGtgccctccccgcctccctctgCCCACTCCATCCCTGCTGGATGCACCCCTACACCTGCCAGGGCTTCTCCTCCTCATGGTCCCTATGGCTGTGAACATGGCGGGTTGGGGGTGTGTCAGCCGCAGGACCTGGCAAGGTGCCAGGGAGGCCTCCTTTACCGGCCAGATTTTAGTTCTCTCTTCTGCAAAGcaggagaaaataaattacttacaGGAAGAATTCGTTCAttcacaagtatttattgagtgcctgctgcaTACCAAGGGCACACCGGGGGTACTTTGGGAACAAGGGACGTCGCATGGCTGATGATGTCCGGAGGGCTAAGAGCCATCATCCAGTCAACACTGCCTCCCTCCACACTCGTGGCGCCCCCAGCTCCCCCAACATTTTCCAGGCCCTCCCCCAGTTCTCTTCTTCCCCCGGAAGCTCTACTGCACCAGGATCCAACCAGGCTCTCCTCGGAAGGGGGCCTCTGCTCACCCGTCGGGGCACCCTCTTGTATTCAGGCCAAGGGAACACTCGTTGGATCCTGGAAATGCAAGTGTCCAgcttacagatggggaaactgaggccaaggtgCTGGGCAGGGCGTGGATTCGAACAGGGACCAGAGAGCTTTCTGCAAAACACCCCTCCTCGACTCGACCCCCTTGGCTGGGAGGCTTTTCCTTCCTCCCGCAGCCACATCTCTCTCTGTCCTCCAATTTCTCCGTCCTTTGCTGCTCGCCAGCCTCCGCGCGGGTCCAGGCCAGGGGGAAACTGCGGAGGCGGCCCTCGAGGCGGACCAATCGGAGGCCGCGATGAGGGCTGGGGGCGTGGCCGGCACTGCACTTggcccttttctctctttatctctttccctctctctctcttcctctctctttatcttttcctttcctctcttcctctctctttcttttatcccttctttctctttctctctctctttctttcgttctttctctttctttccagctGCACCCGCCGCACCCGCGccgaatggaagttcccaggccagggatcgactctgAACCGCGCggcagcaacgcccgatccttaacccgctgggctgGGTGGGAAAGGAACCGGCGCCTCCACGGAGGcaagtcggatccttaaccaccgcgCCACCGAGGGAACTCTGGCACATTTTCACCTCATCTCCGCGGCGTTGACCGCATCTTACCCCTCCGCCAGGGCCTGGTTCGGGAGCAGCAAAGGCGACCGACACGGGTACCCAGTTGGAAGCCTgaagccagcgttgctgtggcgaTTTTGCCCGCCTTCTGCCGGGGCGCATCAGAGCTGCGCGGGCAGAGTGTTCCGGCCTCAGACTAGAGGGAGGAACTGGGGCTGCGCCCAAAGGGCTGTGACCAATCGGGGACCCGGAGCCAGAGCTGCCACGACGACTGCAGGAGAGCGTCGGAGCAACGCAGCTACCGGGCTGGGAGGTGCGGAATCGATCCGATTGTCATCACACTGCTGGCGCTTCTGCTCTGCGCCCCGCTCCGCGCTCTGTATCGGCAGGTCCCGGGCCTTGCAGCCGTTCGTGCTCATCTAGTTATGAGTACATTTTAAGGGAGATGCGATAAGATTACAAAGAAAAACCCCTGGTGCAGTGACTGTTGCGCTCTCTCGaaccctaaccccaacccctGGCATACCTCGCAAGTCCGCGGATCCTCAGTTCCAAGAGTGAAACAGGCTCGGATGGGGAGCGTCCCCCCCCAGGGGCACACCTTGAGAGGACAGAGCTGGGCTTGTCCCCCTAAGCTGGGCTTCCCCTGTCCGATCGCTCTCACAGGAGTCTTGGGGCCAGAGAGACCAGGAGAGACCCGTGTCCCTCTCTGGGGCATGGATGCTTCCACTCTAATGACCATACATAACTCCTCGTTGGGTATGAGACTTTTCCAAGGAATCTTCCAGAAATCTtagtttgtatttaaaaatttttggttttaaaatttgcattcctgtttatttattttatttttggcctcactcgcggcatgtggaagttcccggccagagatcaaacccctgcccaagctgcaacccaagccactgcagtaacaatgtcagatctttaacccactgcaccacaagggaacccctgctcatttttatttttaataacaattttcttaaaatataatttacacacTGCACAATTTGCCCAT contains the following coding sequences:
- the RPS5 gene encoding 40S ribosomal protein S5, whose protein sequence is MTEWETAAPAVAETPDIKLFGKWSTDDVQINDISLQDYIAVKEKYAKYLPHSAGRYAAKRFRKAQCPIVERLTNSMMMHGRNNGKKLMTVRIVKHAFEIIHLLTGENPLQVLVNAIINSGPREDSTRIGRAGTVRRQAVDVSPLRRVNQAIWLLCTGAREAAFRNIKTIAECLADELINAAKGSSNSYAIKKKDELERVAKSNR
- the RNF225 gene encoding RING finger protein 225 gives rise to the protein MPCPRPPWLRRHRPPQGSGPGSPGRGEDEDEGEEEEGDGSPGPILPPASPVECLICVSPFDSVFKLPKRLDCGHIFCLECLARLSLATAGGGDAVACPVCRAPTRLAPRRGLPALPTQLALLPGAPLPGQGAVRFDRRRGLLYLRPPSAPGPRKARPPPPPPPPPLRLGRPLSRRLTLRSSAWVFHAAVALAVLVAAGLVVSGVYIFFLIPRAAASSSARPQLVALAPAPSFWLPPRPTPAAPWTPAWTPRPARPEPDAEPPEAAEDALQPEGFPEETPAGPSDRGPAAETPRTTSSRGPARSIPIPAPPDGPPECTPVQSLKNVPPRPDQG